The Tenebrio molitor chromosome 3, icTenMoli1.1, whole genome shotgun sequence genome contains a region encoding:
- the LOC138125496 gene encoding serine/threonine-protein kinase Nek8-like, which yields MDLYNVLNLLGRGTFGTVHLCERKHNQQKIVIKRINIDLNGECAETAKNEVAVLKSLNNPNIIQYYDSFVKAGTLYIVMEYANKGTLFEFIAKSRPKRFSPQVVMNLFCQILMGLNHIHSKNVIHRDLKCENIFLTGLQSDVIKIGDFGISKILMNNKNANTLIGTCNYVAPELCDGKPYNIKSDIWSLGCILFELCAMEKMFEGTLSNVVLSIAAGRRKMIDTHFYGFQMQKMIELMLQIDPNDRPDTLKLMCLTDVFPSLHVLGTNLGCIPHTHKFTFDE from the exons ATGGATCTATACAACGTTTTGAATTTGTTAGGACGAGGCACTTTTGG GACTGTTCATTTGTGCGAAAGAAAAcacaatcaacaaaaaattgtaatcaaaCGCATCAATATCGATTTGAACGGAGAATGTGCTGAAACGGCGAAAAATGAAGTTGCCGTTCTAAAGTCCCTCAACAACCCTAATATAATACAATACTACGATAGCTTCGTCAAAGCTGGTACTTTGTACATAGTAATGGAATATGCAAACAAGGGAAcattatttgaatttattgccaaatcCAGACCTAAACGATTTTCACCACAA GTGGTTATGAACTTATTTTGCCAAATCCTGATGGGTCTAAATCATATACACTCCAAAAATGTCATCCACAGAGATCTGAAGTGCGAAAATATTTTCCTAACGGGTTTACAGAGTGATGTTATCAAAATTGGAGATTTCGGCATATCCAAAATATTGATGAA taaCAAAAATGCCAACACTCTCATCGGTACCTGCAACTATGTGGCTCCAGAGTTATGCGACGGTAAGCCGTACAACATCAAATCAGATATTTGGTCCCTTGGTTGCATTTTGTTTGAACTATGTgcaatggaaaaaatgtttgaggGAACG CTTTCAAATGTGGTGTTATCGATAGCGGCTGGACGGAGAAAAATGATCGATACGCATTTCTACGGGTTTCAGATGCAAAAAATGATCGAATTGATGCTTCAGATCGACCCAAACGATCGTCCAGATACATTAAAATTGATGTGTCTCACCGACGTTTTCCCAAGTTTGCACGTTTTAGGCACAAATCTAGGATGTATCCCTCACACACACAAATTTACCTTTgatgaataa